The Cannabis sativa cultivar Pink pepper isolate KNU-18-1 chromosome 8, ASM2916894v1, whole genome shotgun sequence genomic interval aaaactaaattagtttaaacacataaacacgatcacaacattaaaattaaataaggaATGAACTCCTTATAATTCTAACCCCATAAAAAGCATTAATtggaattaaactaataatagtaaattaataaatgaaaacaaaaatctGAAACGAATGACGTCGTTGGGCTGAACCAAACCACTCTCAGACGACTGCTCTTGAACCTCTCACTAAAGAAGACGTTGATGTGGGAATGAGAAAAGTTTTGGCTTTAATCAAGAAGATCAATACAATAGTCTTCTCCTTCGGTAATATCTTATCCTCAAGTTTATTGTTAGAATAAAAAACACTTCGAAGCCGCGAtcttcgtctctctctctctctctctctctctctctctctctctctctctctctctctctctctctctctctctctctctctctctctctctctctctctctctctctctctctctctctctctctctctctctctctctctctctctctctctctctctctctctctctctctctctctctctctctctctctctctctctctctctctctctctctctctctctctctctctctctctctctctctctctctctctctctctctctctctctctctctctctctctctaatttgTAGCTTTAGAGTTATaccattaatattttaatttagaaatataGTAATTTAAGCTACTAATACAtatgttaaaaatatatttcaaaatttaagagaTCAAAtgtgtttcatttttatatatataagaaaaacataatttaaaacaaaattaattatttctttcTACATATAATTTCTCTCTTCTTTTAAATTTGttaattgttattttattttttaaatttatttttggagacataaaaaaacaataatttattttattttgttgtttgtaatgtaaaaaatttttttttgatgaatattaaatatttaatattaaaaagtaactaatttaaaataattgatcCAATCTGACTCTTGTAGATTAAATtagattcaaaatttaaaatccaAACTAAATAGATTGAATACATTAAATTGAACATCACTCTACacataatattaacataataatatatatatacacgtagACGCCAGACGGTATCTCTTGTTTAATAGCAAAACAACCATCATCTTATTAAAGTACACATAATAATTCAgcacaaaactaaaataaaaaagtgtaaACACTATTAACACAGTAGCTTGCCTCTTATCACAGTCTAAAACCTTTTACAAAGTGGCAATTCTGAAATTTAAACACACtcacatttaatttaattatatataaataaagttcTAAGGAGTGAAGAAGAAAATATCATCAAGCCTATCATTACTAGGAGAATTCCCACCGTACACCAAAAGGCCCTCTTTACCATTTAAAAGCCCAGTAGCATAGGCACACCACCCACGAGGTCCAGGATGATTTTCCTGGCCCGGCCCATCTTCCAGCCTCTTCCATTCCAACGTGTCCGTGTCCAACGCGTACACCTCTTGAGCAAATTTTCCTGCACCCATGTGGCCCATATCGCTTGGGTCTACTTCTCCACCGTATATAAATACGTATTTCCCAATCCCAGCCGTAGAAAATACACTTCGAGCTGTAGGCTTTTCACCTTTTGTCTCAACTTCGGCCCACTTGCTTTCAGCTGGATCATAGTAATGAACATCATCTACTTCACATCCAGCAAAGCCATACACAACCCATATCTTTCCTTGGGCCACAACGAGCCCAGGCCCACCTCTTCCCTTACAGTTGTCCCCAGGCGATGGGTACTTAATCCACTTCTGATCAACCACATCATAAGCCCAAAGATCATTAAGTCGTCCGGCGTTGCCACATCCACCGAAGACATAAATGTAACGATCGTCCGCCGTCATTGAGTGGTAGCTGCGATGAGGAGGTCCCACATCGCCAGTAGATAGAAGAGTCCACTTGTTTGAACACGTGTCAAAAGAGTATAATTCGTTTAGCTCTTTGTGTTCGCTATCTCTACCGCCGAAAACATAGATGGTTGATCCAACGGCTTCCATTGTGACACCTACACGTGGTGGAGGAACCTCGCCTGTTGCATTGACCACGGACCACGTGGTGTCTTGAAGATCGAACACGTGGATGTGATTGTCTACAGGGACACGTGGCGAGAACTCACCACCAAATACATAAGCTTTTTGTGCTACTATGGTAACCGCATGTGAACTTCTTGGTCCAGGGCAAGTTCCTCTTTGATCAAGCTGCAAAGGAACAAACATCATTAATGTCTAATATTAATATGACTCCACTGTAACAAATCgagtgtcatttttttttttttttggaaatggaAATCGAGTGTCATTTCAAAAAACATTTTTCTCACTAAATTTCTCTTTATTCCCACTAGACtcatttaaatatttgaataaaaatagAATTGGCAAATGACGAGATaagaagtaaaaaagaaaaaaaaaatgtagtattgACATCTGACTCAGATACCACCACAATTTCTGACCTGTATTATATAAgcataacaaaaacaaaacaataaatagGCCTTTGTTTGTGATGATCTCTTTGtaatttattaatcttttttgtCTAATAGTAATACACAAGAAATTATATGAATGACCACCTCTGAATAAGCATTTCTTTTTCCTGCCTATGATCACTCTGTGGCAAGTCATTTATGGAAACAGTACGCAAAAGCtaagcaaaaaataaaaaataaattaaaaaaaaaacagtagatCAGGATGATTAAGCTAAAATCAGAGATGAAGAACACACGAAAGCTAGCGTGGGAAAATTAAATGAAACAAATCAACGAATTGAAATAGAAGCTATTTTAACAAaacaatttttccatttaaaaaaaaataatgactgTAAATTCTGTAACTGTTATCATTTCcccttatatatttatagaagatATGGAGGAGGTGTGAACTAGTAGATTTTGGAAGAATTTATCAAACATATGGTACCAAAAAAGTATAATAAGTGGATAAAAAGAATCTTGATAGAGTATAAATTCATCAAAAGATATTCTGATCCATTTGCCTAATTAAATAGGTTAGAGAGTAAGTTGAAAATTACCTTAACCCATTTCCCTTGAACTGAAGCCATTTCTGCTTTACTAAATCTAAACTCAACAAAATAAATCTACTAATTTTCACTATAAGGAGCTGACTCCACTACTATCTCTATAGCCTCTATTATATAGactttttgtttttggtttttaataaaaatatacaattgcCAAAATCAAGCCAAACATTATGATGTAATATATCTGAGTAGTGCTTTTTAAAATATGGTGAAAAGAAAGGCATGAGGAGTGCCTTCACGTCCACTGAAACTACAAAGTACGAAGGGAATAAAGTTATCAAATAGTTAGGTTAAAATTGGTTTTTAGTATATCAAACATTACTCAACCAGTCTATACCTCCCTCAGTTTCATACTTTATCTCCAAAGTAAATCAATTTAATATGTTTTTCTGTTTTGGAAGTTGATTTGAGGCTTTCTACTTGTCATATAAATTtctgtattttgcaaaaattattaatttgacttctattttattaaataataaaatagttaatgtattttctaaaattgtacaaataggaccctgaactaattttttgtcaaaataaaacttaacaaaataatccgatctagagatgttatgacaaaactgattatattttatgtatttgttcgtgttaaaaattatcttaaagttggttatattaaaaaaatacaattattgaaaattgagctcaaggtcctatttttaacattttgaaaaatataaggtctatgttatcatttaacaaaatagatggtccaatttgtaatatttacaaaacacaggatccaaaataatatttacctagAAAAATATACGGGAGATTATATTTACACCCCCAAAAACTATAACTACACCCCATTACTAAATTTACcccattaaatattattttttataactacTCCATCTTATTTACTAAAAGAGTATTATTCAATACActccaaaacaaaaaatttttagttattaaaaaaatcCTCAAAGAACAAGAACACTTAGCTAATTTACGAAAAAAATGATCTCAAATgacaaagagaaatttgatATTATATGCTTAAAAACAGTGTATGGTGTTTTAATATACCACATTaaaaaatataggaaaataatactccaaaaaatattaaactcaAAAATACCCTCCCCATTTGAAAAGTCTCTCTCTTTCTAATTTCCCTTTCTCTCAcctaactctctctctctctctctctctctctctctctctctctctctctctctctctctctctctctctctctctctctctctctctctctctctctctctctctctctctctctctctctctctctctctcgctaaATCTCACAAACCCACCCACGACCACCGGCTCCACCACCCCCACCCCATTAGACGTAACCCAGTTGAAACCTAGCCACACCGACGAGACACACAACGTCCGACGAGACCCATGGCCAGAGATCACCAAGTCGCACAACTAAATCGCAAAACTTAACAAAATTGAGAAACAACTAAACTTCTACTTGATTTTAAATGGGTttttgttacgaaaattatgatcactacgcaagtatacgcagtcaagtagtagctcacgcaagtgaggtcgaaccacagggaattggactaagtactactaaactatacttataattctatctggtaaaacaATACTTTTTgcgaattaaataaaataattcgaaaaattaaaataataaataaagattAATCAaaatgagagattagggaggtgaatcttgctgttaagttaccaatgttaactcctaattgctatccttttctcaacgtgaatgacagattatgaattaacctaactcttttcagatcttttaggttctaaatctcatgttctctaattaacttcttaattaaaccaacatgaaatcagcattaagcaataatctttttgtcactaaggctatgaaaatactttcgtttcacatcaaaacctagactatccaattttagcattctcaattctcacttttcagatttcgaattgagatcattaaacatgtaaaaggtgatcaatcttgcacatggaattaaacacaaatatagatagtattcacaatcaagatggaggaatggcaattatttattaactaggcataaacttaaacaacattcatcatcctcccttaatgggaaatttagctcataaaaacaataagaacatccatgattaaatcTGAAACAACAATAGACATAAAAGAAAGAttaaagggtaaaagaaagaaactagaaggtgatatcgctccaggtcttcaagatagcttcctctccactttcaTCCACTATTCAGGTCTATTTCTGCTTAGTTTGACCTTCTGAATCGTGTTCCTTATATAGGAATGaaaggtgtgcctccaattggaAAAAAATCTGAATTAGGTCAAAAACTGCGTTTTCCGTACCTGGTCGCGACCACCTTAaaggctggtcgcgactacaggcaaatcCCAAAATACTGAGGTTCTGCCAAAACTCCAAGTCGCGACCGTGGTCGCGACCATAGAAAAGGGTCGCGACTAGCACGATCCATGGTCGTGACTACTGACACCCAAAGagcagatttttccaattttttaccAGTTTGTCCCGTCTTTTCATCAATTGACTGAATTTGACTTTTGataccccgggaacctgaaacaaggaaaatcaagcgtaataccgctccaaaagacaccaatagacgagaaaaTACTTACTTTTCAaacccgaaacataggctaaatataacctaacaaaattcccccaaactagattcttactcgcccccgagtaaaaaaaaaacatctaactacgctatcagataatcattacactgctgactcatgctctgcttTCTCcattgcataaactagaatttcgatcctactaactctaacaattaattcagATGCTCAATtcataacactatgtacaaccaCAAAATTTATTCACacgtgaaacattgttataaaagttttactctttccaactgttccacagcccgataactcataagcttgcatgcttacctctctccactaatgttgacaatatcctttggaatcattaggtctttttgAGGTTTAGGAattatggctcagatattcggAAATCGACAAAAGATggttttggctcaagatatcataagcacacaaacagaactcacaagcttcttacttttctttttcaaaaccccatagTTTCCCCGcatttaccaagattgagagaagatatccttattattttatttcatttcaacatcactgaaattttTTTCCAACCAcatattactttttattgtgtttttttcttcttttttttcacccttattatttttttttcagtgacattgaataacacttttttttcttttctcaatcTTACCCGTTCTTATCCCTCTATCTGTTTTCTCACACTAAATatttctcctcccccaaactaattatgtagcttatgatatcatggataaaatggtgaagaaaaattaatagtatGGTTACAAGTTTTCGGGtcaatgggtgaaaaacataacgGGTTTAGGCTCAATAGGGTTAACTAGGGATAAACATtcttatggtaggcttgaaaggctcaaactatccaacaaatgcctaagtcatattccaattgacaCCATCAAGGATTttgcctcaaaagaataaacatgtaagttctaagctatcatgtcaatcttaccacaaaccataataaaacaattataataattttcacagattgagtAGTTACAATTatacacaggtttctaagcatccaaactaatccaaagagttaacagaatcaagcacacagttatgttacaatttcagatcacattacactaatcagcagtaaaCAACTATCTTCTaacttattgccattccttaactaaaacaaaaaaactaaaacagaaaattaaagtgtagaaaataattttttttttctctccccccaaactaaatatgacattgtccccaatggaTAAAATGAAATGCAGAGAGAAGagacttacctgagaccctctCAGAAAGGGTTAGGTGGTGGCGGCTGATCATATGGATAGAACCGAGGAGGTGGCGCCAATTAATTCGGGTCATCAATCCCGATGTTCATTCTATTGATGAGAGAGTTAAGTTGGtgaacttgtccctcatcatGGATACTCCTTTGCACCATATAGTTTTGCATGTGGTTGTTCTGCTCAATTATATAACTCAGTTGTGCATGAGTATATTGCATCGTTGGATCGATAGGCCCAAGCAATTGTGGGGGCTGCTCCTCCTCTTCTTCAACACTAGGCTCTCTTTGCTGCCTTCGGCCTTGCGGTGCATTAGGTGGAGGCTGGCCATAAGGATGTGGCTCTTTTAGCCTGTTGGCAAACGTGATATTCATCTTGCGAAGTGGCACCACTGTGTTATCATACTCCAATTATGGCACATCATATGCCCCGCAGAGTTTTGTTATGACACCCGCCAAACCAAGACCGCCGTGGCTCCTTGTACAATTTGTTCAATGCTATTCCGAATGACTTGTCCAATATTGATATTGTACCCCTTCATAATGGCGTAAACATATTTGAGGCAGTCCATTTGGACATCGGAGAAGTGTTTATTTGGCACCAATCGAGCACTTACGAAGTACAGCCATGCCTTCGCCACCGAGTTTATTTCACACCTATAAAGGATGTTTGGCGACCCCTCTTGGCCATCATTgtcgtggaacctcaacctCGGGAATCCCACTGTCTCAGCCACATCCACCAAATCATActcctcttcctcctcaataattcAGAGGCGTTGCTCTTCCCTAGAATAATTCGGGACAGAAAACATAACATTGAAAGCATCAGCAGTGGCGGGAACCTTCTTTCCTCGCACCTTTACCTCCCTATTCCGGCGCTCGGGCCAATTGGCAAGAAATTCACAGGCCATAGTCACATTAGCCCGGCCCCGAGCATCGACAAAGCTACCCCATCTCATCCTCTCAATTTGGGCTCGAATTGTTTCGAACCTTGGTTGACGCCTCAAGGGATTTTCAGGGAATTCAATACCCCGGTCTTCAATGTAAGGCCTAATTTTCAGCCTCATAAAACGATTATGGGCCTCCTCATTGACAAACCGGGTTCTATCGAAACCCGTAGTTGGTGGGTTTGATGACGAACCTTCCTCAACATGCCTAGTTCTCTTAGgtaccattttttttctttcttcttagaaataataaaatatttttttcttttctatttttttcctcttttttttcttttttttttttttttttttggatttttctttttttccgatttttttgtttgttttttttttttttttttttctttttcttttcaaaatactTCGAAGAAAAATCGGGTAGCACCTCCCCTTAATTTTCTATATCCCAAAAATTCAAAAGTAACCAAAATAATCCAGACAAATACATTCATAGTCCAAAATCACACTATAAACCTAATAATTCCTATACCAACCAATGATTCCAAGAATAATcactatttttacaaaaatactcaaaatcctcatgcaattttcttaaatgtaataaataataatacttacaAACCCGAAGACGCCACTACtcaacctccattgttgaataTCTTTGAATGTTTgaggttgaagatgaagaaCTATTGTATTTTTCAGATTTGGGGTGAAATTGATGAGTATTTGGGTGGTTTTTTTATGGAAAGTGTAGATTGATGAGTGAAATTAGGTTTTAGGATGGATTGGGATTGAGAAATTGGTTTGAAGATGAAAGAATTGAAGATTTGGGGaagaaaatttttgaaattttcgaATGGGAGAGGTTGGGGACGGCTGGTATTTTTGAATTTGGGTGTAGGGTTAAATGCGGGGGAAAAGATGGGGTATTTAAAGAAATTCGCGagctggtcgcgactagctTGAATTCGAAAAATCTTGGCCTCTCTGGAAATTAGCCTAGTCGCGACTGTGGTCGCGACCACGAAAAAGGGTTGCGACTAGCACTAGTcgtggtcgcgactactgggaGTGGAAAAATTCCTTCGTTTCTGTAAAGTCGCAGGTCGCGACTAGGGTCGTGACTAccaaaaagggtcgcgacccaGGAACACCATGTTCGCGACCACTGGGTTCCAAGTCccgaaaattattattattttttttcacgtTTTTCACGATTCAACTGGAAAAAATAATGTCTGATACttaactaaaaatttaaaatacaagaaatactaaaacataGACTAAAAACATAACCAAAAAGtctgaaaaaaattaaagaaaacacttgggttgcctcccaagagCACTGTCTTTATCGTCATATAGCCGGACGCTGAGTTGTTGTTTAGAGAGGCGCCAGAATAatggcggacttggcttggtcaatttgacctcccaagtagagctttaaacgTTGTCCATTAACCTTAAAAGTTGTTGGACCTTCACCTTTTAACTCCATAGCTCCATAGGGAAACACCTTGACCACGGTAAATGGTCCTGACCACCTTGACTTCAGCTTACCAGCAAACAACTTCAACCTTGAATTGAATAGTAACACTTGCTGCCCAGGTTGAAAATCTTTCCTAACTAAGCCTTGGTCATGCCACTTCTTGGTTCTCTTTTTGTAGATCTTTGCATTCTCATAGGCCTCATTACGAAACTCCTCTAGTTCATTCAATTGCAGTAGTCTTTTCTCTCCTGCAGCTTTCAATTCCATGTTGAGAGTCTTCATGGCCCAAAAAGCTTTATGTTCTAATTCCATCGGCAGATGACAAGCCTTACCAAACACCAACCAATATGGTGACATGCCAATCGGTGTTTTAAAAGCTGTTATATACGCCCACAATGCGTCATCTAACTTTCTTGACCAgtctttccttgatctctgtATTGTTTTCTCTAGAATCATCTTTATCTCCCGATTAGAaatttcagcttggccattactctGAGGATGGTACGGTAAAGCAGTTCGATGTCGGACACCATATCTTGAAAGGAGTGCTTCAAACTGTTTGTTgcagaagtgactcccttcatcgcttatgattgctCGAGGAGTACCAAACCGAGTGAAGATGTTCTTTTGCAGAAAGCGGAGAACTGCTTTACCATCATTTTGTGGTGTTGTTGCAGCTTCAACCTATTTAGAAACATAGTCCACAGCCAATAAGATGTACTGATTGCTAAAAGAtaaaggaaaaggacccatgaagtctattccccacacatcaaacaattcCACTTCCAAGATTCCTGTTAAAGACATTTCGTTCCTCCTTGAGATATTACCTGTACGTTGACAtcgatcacatgccttcacaaaagtactagcaTCTTTAAAGagtgttggccaaaagaatccactcTGCAACACCTTAGCAGCAGTTCTAGTCCCACTGAAATGTCCTCCACATGGTAAAACATGACAATGATTTAGGATagaatacatctcctcttcaggcacacatctTCTAATTATCTGATCAgcgcagtgcttgtagaggatcgGCTCTTCCCAATAATAATGTTTTACTTCAGAAAATAACTTCTTCAATTGTCGACGTGAAAGCTCGGGAGGAGTTATTTTAGCAGCCAAGAAGTTGACATAATCAGCATACCACGGTACCATCaggttttccctcacactaaagagttgttcatcagaAAATTGCTCATTTATCTGTACCTCTTTCGTATTCTGGCTCTCTTCCAGCTCTAGTCTTGACAGGTGATCTGCTACCAGGTTTTTAGTGCCCTTTTTGTCCTTTATCTCTAACTCAAACTCTtgaagtagaagtacccacTGAATCAATCTTGGCtttgcatccttcttggtcataaggtattTGATTGCTGAGTGATCTGTATAGAAAATAACCTTATTCCCAATTAGATAGGGTCGGAACTTATCACAAGCAAAAACAATTGCCAGCATCTCTTTCTCTGTAGTGGCATAATTTAGTTGAGCATCATTCAGGGTTCTGCTAGCATAGTAGATTGTGTAAACACCCTGTCAACCCTTTGACCCAAGACAGCTCCGATTAcataatcacttgcatcgcACATCAACTCGAAAGGCAACTCCCAATTTGGTGAAGTGACTATTGGTGCTGAAATCAATTTTAGAACCTGGAATGCCTTTAAACAATCTTCTCCAAACTCAAATGGAACGCCATTAACAAGTAATCTGGACAATGGTTTGGAGATCTTTGAGAAGTCCTTAATAAATCGTCGGTAGAAACCagcattgtaacaccctaactagcatagacgtattacgtgatttttaaacgtactctGCAGCTCGATGCTAA includes:
- the LOC115700928 gene encoding thiohydroximate-O-sulfate sulfur/sulfate-lyase (nitrile-forming) NSP5 gives rise to the protein MASVQGKWVKLDQRGTCPGPRSSHAVTIVAQKAYVFGGEFSPRVPVDNHIHVFDLQDTTWSVVNATGEVPPPRVGVTMEAVGSTIYVFGGRDSEHKELNELYSFDTCSNKWTLLSTGDVGPPHRSYHSMTADDRYIYVFGGCGNAGRLNDLWAYDVVDQKWIKYPSPGDNCKGRGGPGLVVAQGKIWVVYGFAGCEVDDVHYYDPAESKWAEVETKGEKPTARSVFSTAGIGKYVFIYGGEVDPSDMGHMGAGKFAQEVYALDTDTLEWKRLEDGPGQENHPGPRGWCAYATGLLNGKEGLLVYGGNSPSNDRLDDIFFFTP